A single genomic interval of Peribacillus sp. FSL H8-0477 harbors:
- a CDS encoding sensor histidine kinase, with protein MKSSILYWVMITILGVVHLHMLFSKIPIYLTSIVVIGLVGYLAKTRQVDVSTLGNSLNSSLFVLQILLSFVYVLVNTYWFFILFIGIEVIRWMMVKKLTPLLQELRQVEEQHTQMNETFRRVRSERHDFLKHISAVHFLLESDQSKEAKHYLDKLVEGYEETNLSIKGERGTVAGVLHQMYRRGQTAGIDVVYDLDIPLSTLPLPDKDIVILLGNLLSNSMDACEQWQQVYDEQAMLSLQFYKRSGLYLLICKNTSLPVPANILDGLFKRYGQTTKGIGHEGLGTKLIADVVSSHHGLLDYIHKDGAFTVKIKIPAIRS; from the coding sequence TTGAAATCGTCTATTCTTTATTGGGTGATGATTACTATTTTAGGAGTAGTACACCTTCATATGCTTTTTAGCAAGATACCAATCTATCTAACTTCTATTGTTGTAATAGGGTTGGTTGGTTATCTAGCTAAGACAAGACAAGTAGATGTTTCTACATTAGGAAACAGTCTCAACAGTAGTTTATTTGTTCTGCAGATACTTTTATCATTCGTTTATGTACTAGTGAATACTTACTGGTTTTTTATCTTGTTCATCGGGATAGAAGTTATCCGATGGATGATGGTGAAAAAACTCACTCCTCTGCTTCAAGAATTAAGGCAGGTCGAAGAACAGCATACTCAAATGAATGAGACCTTTCGCCGTGTAAGGAGTGAGCGGCACGATTTTCTTAAACATATATCGGCGGTGCACTTTTTGCTCGAATCTGATCAATCAAAAGAGGCAAAGCACTACCTAGATAAATTGGTGGAAGGGTATGAAGAGACGAATCTATCGATTAAAGGGGAGCGGGGTACGGTTGCAGGTGTTTTACATCAAATGTACCGGCGTGGACAAACAGCGGGAATTGATGTGGTTTATGATTTGGACATTCCGCTATCTACTTTGCCGCTGCCTGACAAAGATATAGTAATATTACTTGGCAACCTTTTGTCGAATAGCATGGATGCCTGTGAGCAATGGCAGCAGGTATATGACGAACAAGCAATGCTCTCCTTACAATTTTATAAACGAAGCGGTTTATATTTGCTTATTTGTAAGAATACGAGTCTGCCAGTTCCCGCTAATATTCTGGATGGACTGTTTAAAAGGTACGGACAGACTACAAAGGGGATAGGTCATGAAGGGCTTGGAACAAAGCTCATCGCTGATGTTGTTTCCAGCCATCACGGGTTATTAGACTATATTCATAAGGATGGAGCGTTTACTGTAAAAATTAAAATACCGGCAATCCGGTCATAA